A stretch of Nilaparvata lugens isolate BPH unplaced genomic scaffold, ASM1435652v1 scaffold7015, whole genome shotgun sequence DNA encodes these proteins:
- the LOC120356533 gene encoding uncharacterized protein LOC120356533, producing the protein MSGLCFRFQFILQQTWSKGSYTTIQSRRNSTKPEFQPRDLYKWITSNNKEANHSAGRQATTLEPVGSRSTTLSQYPSAPCSWRRLQGPARWMEAVERRNE; encoded by the exons ATGTCTGGATTGTGTTTTAG atttcaatttatactgCAGCAAACATGGAGCAAAGGATCATATACAACTATCCAATCAAGGAGAAATTCGACAAAACCAGAGTTTCAGCCGCGCGATTTATACAAGTGGATTACTTCTAATAACAAAGAGGCTAACCATTCT GCAGGTAGACAAGCAACCACCCTAGAGCCAGTGGGCAGCCGATCGACGACCCTGTCACAGTACCCAAGTGCTCCCTGTAGCTGGCGCCGTCTCCAGGGGCCCGCGAGGTGGATGGAGGCGGTGGAAAGGCGAAATGAATAA